AGCtataaattgttacattattaACAATGTCTTTTTTGTGGTTTCTACCCATTGGGTAGGATATGTGCATACAGACTAACTTTATTTACAGCACCTTACAAATAaacgcaaaaacaaaacaaaacaaaacaaaaaacaacattacacaGAAGAAGAAAGCACCATTGGAAGTGAGGCACAGCTAAGGTGGGAACTTTAAGAGTGCAAGTGGGTTcctacattgctcaaaaaaaacaacaacacgatCGATAGGCACAGATTCAGCTCGAGTAACATGCAAACTCCTTGGACAGTAGAAAACGTCAGAAAGCTCTTCCTTTAAGACAGAAACAAATTGTGGTGATTATTTACCAGGATGGTGCAAGGATGGAGGATGGACAGACAGGCAAAACAAAAAGTGCAGAAGAAGAGAAGCAGCATAACAGCAGCAGCAATGGCGGGAGCAGCAAACTAATGAAAGCACTGAAAATGGCCAGTGAAAAGATAAGACACAGtaacaaagatacaaaaaaatcTCTTAAATCCAATACAGTTCTGATTGCAGTGACATTGTGCTCTCGCTCTTTGTAGTCTTGGTTCATTTTCGCAGATGGTCTGAGAGGAACATCTCATCTCAGGCTCTGCAATATGTTTCTGAAGTTATGAGTTTTTAAAGTCTGTGCTTGAAAGACGAGCATCTAGACACCATTCAAGTGACTCTACTATTCTATATCTAGCTGAGCTGGTGGAATTCTAGAATTCCAATTCTAGCCATTTTGATGGGAAGCTAGAGTTATAAAAGTGATGGGATTCtagaattattgttattttataatttttgggtTATTACATTCTAAATCCGCTAAAAATCAGCTAGAATCTAAATGTGATAGGATTCTAGAATTCTAAAATCTAGCCTACAATCCCTGGCAAAAATGatagcatatatatttatatacagtaattaaacaatttttaatgttattgtttaataatattataatattctggctttgtgaaacaaacaaattaaattattttaattaatagctAATGGTCTTCTACATCaagtacaggaaaaaaaaaatgaaatcactattttggatttcttttcttttcttttttcaggaaAGACATAACTTAATCAGCCAACAAACATTCTAGATCTCAATCTGACTGAAAAAGCatggtggaatttttttttttttcaatttgtttgtGAAAGTTGGAACCAGCTTAATGGAgaatattgttttattagtaAAGCGCGTGTCTCAGATAATTCAGGTGGTCATTAATTTGAGTTCATGTTTCAAGAAACCAGAATGTTCAGCtattaaacaaaaatagttttgtgaTTCGTTTATTTgccataaagtaaaaataaataaattaaaaaaataaatctgtgtgAATATCCTCGAAGTGTGGTTATTCCATCATTTTTGCCAGAGGTTGAAACTGCTAGGATTTAAAAATTCCAAATCAAGTCCAGTTGCTGTGGTTCTACTATTCTAAATATAGAAGAGGAGAGTGTTTATTTAGTCTGGTATGGAGCACATAGGTCCAAATGGCATAATTtctgtccatttaaaaaaataaaaaatcccacgagtagagaaaataaaaataaagccaacTAACACAGACATGAAataaaagcattcaaacacatttTGATTGGCTGACTCTAACATTCAGAGTACAAATAGAGTAGCTTATAAAGGTGAGTGTtgcttttgaaactttttttgacCATAATCCCCAGTGaacaaaactaaacttaaaagtatttaaaaaaaaaatttcaccatGGCCCTTTCACATGTCCTTCTGTCATTGACAGATTCAGTGGTGACTAAAAACAGGGGCTCAGTCTTCAGTCTCCTTATTAAAGGGATGTGTGTGCACTAACTGGTAAGAGTCTTTGGGCTTTCTTCTAGattctctctctacctctggaccAGATTCAAGAGCAACATCCTATATCTGGGCCTAAACGATTGTGATCAACTACACCCAAGCTTAACCTGAATGCAGAGAGCCGCTCTGAAGTGTACGGATCTTAGATTTCCTGACTGTATATCTACGTGGCAAATAAGAGGAACACATATGGACAGGAAGAGAGTTCAGTGTTCAGGACTGGTGCGTGCTGGGCAGGAGCTGGTGTCAGGGTCAGGTTCACTCTGGTCGGTGTCAGAGTGAAAGCAAAGGCAACAGGACAGAGGATTGCTGGGTAAAAATAGGTATTTTCAAAAAATGCCCATCACATTAGCCCTTGACTTCACCACATTTTAAACCTGATTAATTCTTGTTGGGGACTAGATTATAATCATGCAAAACAATTCTTTGAACACACTGGCATTTTGATTAGAAGATTTAGCCAATGAATGTCTAGGTTCTGGTATCAGCTGTAAGGTGGAGGTGGAAAATGTGGACAATTAGTGACTGATGGGttatgtcaaaaaaacaaaaaacaaacaaaccggAACTGGATTATTTTAAAGGATCATTCGGTTTATCAGTTTTGACTCaaaaacaaaagtgcaaaaaggCATGAAATGGTAAActtaaaatcatgattttttttggaCAGACTCCCAATGAGggaaaaaatccattaaaaccCATAAtaaaatcctatatatatatatatatatatatatatatatatatatatatatatatatatatatatatatatatatatatatatatatatatatatatatatataaaatcctatATAATCATATTTAAGATAATATAATAGTTTCTTACTAAtgtctttaagaaaataattaaatgtctgaTTTTTTCTccctttatataaacattttaaaatcaatatagaatattaaaaataataataataaaaaaaaaagagataatgaGAATCAGGTTGGAGACCTTCATAGAAAAAGCATATCTCATAACATGTCAAACCTGTTCAGATCTCTTAGTGAAGTGAGGATTTTTTAAGCAAAATGACAACCGTGCCACCAGCCaactgacctcagatcagctgGAGTCTGTGAAAGCGGCTGAAAGTGTCAGTGGTGAGGATAGATGAGAGTAGAGCAGACTCTCTGTATTCTGTGCCTCTTTTAGATCAAGGTTATTTTAGGCTGGATCAGAGATTTTTCTTGTGCTGAAGACAGACAAGATCACTTCCCTCCGGTAGAAAGCTCGCACTGAAGCATATGATCGGAGCTACACGAAAACgacagtacaaacagtaaacacATAGATCACCCCTCCTCCCCACTACCCCATTTCCAAATTTCTCTGATTAACCTCAACAATAGTGCAAAGTTCAGAAAAGggttttgatttaaatgtataacaAGTCTTTAAGACAGTCAACGCCCCTATGACACCTTCCGCATAAACCTTGGCACTAGGATTTGgattttaaccctttttcgcaTTTGTTTTGTTCATGCTGCACAGATCTCggtctttaaattaaaaaaaaataataataatccacacaGCTAGTATATCACGTGTGGGTTGGGCAGGAGGTGGGGAttcaagaggaatacaacaataaaaccaacaagaacaagaacaacaacaaaaagcctGTCTTGTGCGCGAATAAATTTCTCTAAATTTGTCGGCTATACATAAGTAATACAGAGCAATAAAGGTGGGAGACTCCAGGCAGTGCATAAACCCCAGTTTTAGCGCAGCTGGTCTGAGAAAACAAATGTGATGTTTTCTTTCATAAGCTAAGCTccatattgttattaaaaaaaaaaacatacacatggtTTAACTTTTCAAGCGCTGTTGTGCACAGGAGTGTCTAGAGGGAGAACCCATTCCCTTTATGGGTGGAGAGTGATCGCAATTGCCCAAACGTGTGCTAGTCCCACCCCCTCACACTAGCTCCTCCCTTTGTTGACCTTTGCTCAGTGCTATTGTGCTCTCTGGCCTGTTTAAATCTGTCCGGCCTCTGGGTGGAGTCTGCACAGTGACGGGGATGGGTGGGTTATTGCTGTGCTGGTGGAGGTAAAGTACAACGCCCGACTGCTGCCCAATTACTTGACTGTAAGCGGGCGGAGGGCCCTCCATGCGTCCATGGGTACTGGAGCTTGCCGCGCTGATCCCAGAGTTGCTACTGGGAGGCCGCGGCCCACCGCCACCCCCTGAACTGTGCATGTCAATGAGGTCGCTGTCGAAGATGGTCCGGTTAGGCGGGGCGCGTACCGACTCTCGGTTGAGCTCGAGCTGCTGTTCGGGATCTCTTAGCTGCAGTGTGCAGGGACCCTGGTATGGTGGTGGCTCCTCTCCGTCCGACAGCGAGATGGTGGGCGGCAGATCGATCTCATGCTGCAGGTACGGGTATGTAGGCTGGAAACGTCTGAAGCGGTTGTGCTGCATGAAAGTGGGTGCGGTGAAGCGGTCCCTTGGCTGAGGAGCATACACCACCTGCAGAGGAGAAGAGAGTGGATGCAAGAAATAAAATGAGAACATGTCATCTTACCTAAAGGATCCATTAAAGAGCCATGAAATGCTAGTATGCAAAACTCAATGCCACAATGGTGGTAGTTCCTTGCAGGGTTGTCCCTTGTAgggtttgaacctacaaccttacAGTTACCAGCCTAGATCTTTGATAACTTGGGTATAATTTAATACATGCAGTTTTATTCGTGGATATAAAACGTTATGgcagttttctgtttttcatagCTGTCCATTCCAAGGAAAACACGATTTGTGTTTAATGATTTGTTTGCAAAATCCCTCAATTTACTGTGTGGCATTTTACATGTTTAAGGTGCCCCTTTTATaccatttcaaataataaaaaaaaagccgaAATCTCAGGGAGTTTAATGcgggattcacaaaacgcttgGTCTTGAAACATGGCTCAGtctccagttttttttatttggaccagctggctccactgaatcacaacctgtaagtatgataaataatagatgttaaTATTTTCTATTGACCGTTCAAAATATGGAACTATGGCAATGGGCGTATTGTTTCTGACATGCGCTGTACGTgatagaccaatcacaacagactgggccatctgaccaatcagagcacagtaGGCTCACTGAAAGAAGGGGTTTCATTTGAGAAttgttggaaaatgaggtgatattaaatgcatattttgagaaaatggaagcgttttttgaccttgcatacaTGTAAACCTACTGTCTCGTAGGAGActaccaaaacaatattaggaaccttaaaaatggcataatgggggCACTTTAATGAACGAATGAATCAATTAAATACAACTCTACTTATTTGtgcataaaataaagataacaaaataaaatgatataataaaataaatcacaaaaaaaaaaaatctcactacATATCtctttatatagatatatacattcTTATGAGTATTCTTTTAAAAACGGTGTTATTTTCGGATTCTTATGagagacaattaaaaaaaattatattttataatctgACAAATTATGacaatgatgaaaaaatatatatgaaaatgtatgaaatatgaaaatttgtTAGACTCCGTATAATTATTCACACACTTTTAAGCAATATATATCTcacatttttataattgattacataatcattttatgtagacatttttaaaaaagcaaacaaaattgggatatatttttaagatatatcACCCAGCCTTACACCCATAGACtgcataaaaacatggacgtagtttctgtgacgtcacccgtagttttctgaagagcgtttttgaagttCAAAGTAGGAGGAGGCGGCCGTTGCCCCCTTGGCAGCACATCACCGTGTGACACTCTCGGatcatcgaaaatgggcaaaaaggcgggagctggttgctgaagccacgcccacctagctcaacagcagtgtcagcagcagcaatccacctgtcactcaagtggccacgcccttaattatgcagaactttaaggcttaatataatttaaacggatgagttataaaaacattcacccccctcacagttgtcacaaagggcaaaattagctatatagaccaaaataattttttgtaccaggctgtaaacatgtatttattgctgtaaagttggggattttaacatggggagtctatgggactgactcccttttgcagccagcctcaagcggccagtcgatgaattgcagttttagtcacttccttgttggcttc
The Cyprinus carpio isolate SPL01 chromosome A16, ASM1834038v1, whole genome shotgun sequence genome window above contains:
- the LOC109110868 gene encoding low-density lipoprotein receptor class A domain-containing protein 4-like isoform X3, translated to MQEADLPATNAFTAELEFVQIVIIIVVMTVMVVVVVCLLNHYKLTTWSFLSRASQAQSQDLSLQPEGSLWPSDNGLRQGASEVVYAPQPRDRFTAPTFMQHNRFRRFQPTYPYLQHEIDLPPTISLSDGEEPPPYQGPCTLQLRDPEQQLELNRESVRAPPNRTIFDSDLIDMHSSGGGGGPRPPSSNSGISAASSSTHGRMEGPPPAYSQVIGQQSGVVLYLHQHSNNPPIPVTVQTPPRGRTDLNRPESTIALSKGQQREELV
- the LOC109110868 gene encoding low-density lipoprotein receptor class A domain-containing protein 4-like isoform X1, which codes for MQEADLPATNAFTECRFLCTNGRCLNLGSQVCDQLNHCGDNSDEEHCPLSTQHPASAIFSSELEFVQIVIIIVVMTVMVVVVVCLLNHYKLTTWSFLSRASQAQSQDLSLQPEGSLWPSDNGLRQGASEVVYAPQPRDRFTAPTFMQHNRFRRFQPTYPYLQHEIDLPPTISLSDGEEPPPYQGPCTLQLRDPEQQLELNRESVRAPPNRTIFDSDLIDMHSSGGGGGPRPPSSNSGISAASSSTHGRMEGPPPAYSQVIGQQSGVVLYLHQHSNNPPIPVTVQTPPRGRTDLNRPESTIALSKGQQREELV
- the LOC109110868 gene encoding low-density lipoprotein receptor class A domain-containing protein 4-like isoform X2; protein product: MRNLTAPDGSNVTCGSQLQGMEISELEFVQIVIIIVVMTVMVVVVVCLLNHYKLTTWSFLSRASQAQSQDLSLQPEGSLWPSDNGLRQGASEVVYAPQPRDRFTAPTFMQHNRFRRFQPTYPYLQHEIDLPPTISLSDGEEPPPYQGPCTLQLRDPEQQLELNRESVRAPPNRTIFDSDLIDMHSSGGGGGPRPPSSNSGISAASSSTHGRMEGPPPAYSQVIGQQSGVVLYLHQHSNNPPIPVTVQTPPRGRTDLNRPESTIALSKGQQREELV